The following are from one region of the Chloracidobacterium sp. genome:
- a CDS encoding helix-turn-helix transcriptional regulator, with product MWYFILDDGGTVTGKELESYRRARKWTQARAAEALGVSQTYLSLLENGRRQVSKNLQNRMVRVFGLSPTEVPTAISLSDARRVSDDQLASELAALGYGGFSHLKRSQRKNPVDVLLAALNSDRRDRRLVEALPWVVLEYPELDWGKLIPAARAMNLQNRLGFVTNVARRIAEHRHDLKTASQLKKCEAELERSLLVREDTLCNETMTNAERKWLKAQRPRAAKDWRLLTDLSPANVNYYVG from the coding sequence ATGTGGTATTTTATACTTGACGATGGAGGAACTGTGACCGGTAAAGAGTTGGAAAGTTATCGTCGAGCCAGGAAATGGACGCAGGCAAGGGCGGCTGAGGCTCTGGGCGTTTCACAGACATATCTCTCGCTTTTGGAGAATGGCCGGCGACAGGTGAGCAAGAACCTGCAGAACAGAATGGTGAGGGTCTTTGGCCTTTCGCCGACCGAGGTGCCTACGGCCATTTCGCTTTCGGATGCGCGTCGTGTCTCGGATGATCAACTCGCTTCGGAACTTGCGGCATTGGGTTACGGCGGGTTCTCTCACCTGAAACGCTCTCAGCGCAAGAACCCGGTCGATGTGCTGCTCGCAGCTCTCAACTCCGATAGACGCGACCGGCGATTGGTCGAGGCCTTGCCATGGGTCGTCCTGGAATATCCGGAGCTTGACTGGGGAAAACTGATACCGGCCGCAAGGGCAATGAATCTTCAAAATCGTTTGGGCTTTGTTACGAATGTTGCACGACGAATTGCTGAACACAGGCATGATCTGAAGACTGCCAGCCAATTGAAGAAGTGTGAGGCTGAGCTGGAGCGTTCATTGCTTGTACGCGAAGACACGCTTTGTAACGAAACAATGACGAATGCCGAGCGCAAATGGCTAAAGGCGCAGCGGCCGCGAGCGGCGAAAGATTGGCGTTTGCTGACGGATCTTTCGCCTGCCAATGTGAATTATTATGTTGGGTGA
- a CDS encoding restriction endonuclease subunit S, whose translation MLGERPAEPWFSFLRDIDGSLDEETPLHILGGFVVTVIYKAQRTTSDLDAINMAHRFPGLQELAGIGSKLHKKHKVYIDPVGVAQLPENYEERLTEVFDGNFDKLKLLALDPYDIALTKLERNSERDREDVRHLAKVVPFDLDVLTSRYKDELRIYVKNERRGDLTLKLWIEMIEEQRRIVAILDEAFAAIDKAKANTEKNIQNARELFDSYLNNIFSNPAPDWERRPIGEICALKSGTTIPKSLERQSGDIPYVKVGDMNLPNNEIEITTSSRFVNTNEISANQIIPEGSIIFPKRGGAIATNKKRAVTRPIIADLNTMAIIPGERLSPELFLSLVQAN comes from the coding sequence ATGTTGGGTGAAAGACCAGCCGAGCCATGGTTTTCGTTTCTGCGCGATATTGATGGATCGCTTGATGAAGAAACACCGCTTCATATACTCGGCGGTTTTGTCGTCACGGTTATATACAAAGCGCAGCGCACAACATCTGACCTGGACGCGATAAATATGGCGCATCGTTTTCCGGGACTTCAAGAGCTTGCCGGCATCGGTTCGAAACTTCATAAAAAACATAAGGTCTATATCGATCCGGTAGGCGTTGCTCAACTCCCGGAGAATTATGAAGAAAGGCTTACCGAGGTATTTGACGGCAATTTTGACAAGCTGAAACTTCTTGCACTCGATCCGTACGACATTGCCCTGACAAAGCTCGAACGCAACAGCGAACGTGACCGCGAGGATGTGCGGCATCTGGCAAAGGTCGTCCCATTCGATCTTGATGTCCTGACATCGCGATACAAAGACGAACTGCGAATCTATGTAAAAAACGAACGCCGGGGGGACCTGACACTGAAACTCTGGATCGAAATGATCGAGGAGCAAAGGCGGATCGTTGCGATCCTTGACGAAGCCTTTGCCGCCATCGACAAGGCAAAAGCCAACACCGAAAAAAACATCCAAAACGCCCGCGAACTCTTCGACTCATACCTAAACAACATCTTCTCCAACCCCGCCCCCGATTGGGAGAGAAGGCCGATTGGAGAGATTTGTGCGTTAAAAAGTGGAACCACAATCCCGAAGAGCTTGGAGCGACAATCTGGAGATATTCCCTACGTTAAGGTTGGCGACATGAACCTTCCCAACAATGAGATCGAAATCACGACTTCGTCGAGATTTGTGAATACAAACGAAATCAGCGCCAACCAAATAATCCCCGAAGGTTCTATTATCTTTCCCAAACGAGGCGGTGCAATTGCAACTAATAAGAAGCGTGCCGTTACTAGACCGATTATTGCTGATCTGAACACGATGGCGATTATTCCCGGCGAACGGCTTTCGCCCGAGCTTTTTCTATCATTGGTTCAAGCTAATTGA